TTAGCAGCGCGCGGGACGGCGTGCTTTTCGCTGGCCCGCGCGTTGCGCGGCTGCGGCTCGTACCTTAGCTTGCCGCGCGCAAGATCGATCGCCCCGAGCCTCAGCGTGGCGAAGTACGCCGGCCAGCGATCCTCCGCGGCGCCGGTGTCCAGGCCGATTAGTTCGCCACTGAGTGCCTGGCTGATGTAGATTGCGCGCCCGCGCCATTTAATCATGCCGTTGCCGAGCACCCGCCGCACCTCGAAGTCGGGCGGATAGCGCAGCTCGGCGAGCCTGGCTGGATAGGGCCGCGACGATCGGTAGTAGAGGCTGGCCGGAGTGACTTGTCCCAGCGCCTCGTGCGGCCGATCGGTGTTGTAGTAGATGCGGAACTGCTCGAGCACCCGCTGCTGGGCTTTGAGGTCGCGCGCCACCGGCGCACAGGTATGCTGCTTGAGGGTGAGATGCATCCGCTCGTGTCGTCCGTTCTGTTCCGGATGAGCCGGCGCGATGCGCTCGACCTTGATCCCGAGTCTTATCCACCACACTGCCAGCTTGCTCAGCCCCGCCGGACCGATAGCTGCGAACGGCGGTCCGTTGTCAGTGCGAATCGCCTTGGGCAGCCCGTGCAGCCGGAACAGCCGCGCGAAGATCGCGCGCACCCGCTGGTAGGTGACCGGCTTGAGGTGCCGGTTGTACAAAAGGTAGCGGCTGGCGCCGTCCATCACCGTCAGCGGCTCACACTTGCGATGGTTCCTGGTCCAGAACCAGCCCTTGCGATCCACCGTCAGCAGATCGTTGGGTTGGGTTACTTCGGCAAACGGCTCGCTCATCGGCACCGGATGGCGGCGACGACGGCGCTTGGCGACCAGACCATTGCGCCTTAGAAAATCGCCGATCGCGCTGGCCGACGGGTGGCGCCGCTTGAGGGTCAAACGGACCACCAGCTTCTTCGGCCCTTCCAACGGATACTGCGCGCGCACTTTCACAATCGCCGCGGCCACTGCCGGCGTGATCACCCAAGCTCGACGTCCACTCCGGCTCGCTTGTCCGTCCCAGCCGCCCGGCCCCTCAAAGCGCCGCACCCATTGATAGCCGGTCTTGCGGCTGATCATGAACCGCCGACACAAACTGCTCATCGTCTCCTCGCCCTTGCGATACTCCGCGATGAATCTCTGCTTCTCCTTCATGCAACAGGTCCCGCTTCCAGTCACGGCGCTCACCTCCGCCGTGACTCGTTACCTGTTACCCATTTACCGGTCTAACCTGTTACCCATTTTACCGGTCCGGACCACCCCTAACCCCTTCCC
This Candidatus Binataceae bacterium DNA region includes the following protein-coding sequences:
- a CDS encoding integrase core domain-containing protein, with the translated sequence MTGSGTCCMKEKQRFIAEYRKGEETMSSLCRRFMISRKTGYQWVRRFEGPGGWDGQASRSGRRAWVITPAVAAAIVKVRAQYPLEGPKKLVVRLTLKRRHPSASAIGDFLRRNGLVAKRRRRRHPVPMSEPFAEVTQPNDLLTVDRKGWFWTRNHRKCEPLTVMDGASRYLLYNRHLKPVTYQRVRAIFARLFRLHGLPKAIRTDNGPPFAAIGPAGLSKLAVWWIRLGIKVERIAPAHPEQNGRHERMHLTLKQHTCAPVARDLKAQQRVLEQFRIYYNTDRPHEALGQVTPASLYYRSSRPYPARLAELRYPPDFEVRRVLGNGMIKWRGRAIYISQALSGELIGLDTGAAEDRWPAYFATLRLGAIDLARGKLRYEPQPRNARASEKHAVPRAAKRLRLSSSNQGSSLAPSGCSTKPGAIFPPPSKASERAAEKSPLTSSTKTVTHFPVQSVTHLPVAQG